A stretch of the Bradyrhizobium arachidis genome encodes the following:
- a CDS encoding class III extradiol ring-cleavage dioxygenase — translation MTRLPTFFLSHGGGPWPFMEDRRVQYARTAREFSALPQRLPAKPKAVLVITGHWETDEFTVSTAAHPPMVYDYYGFPEHTYHLKYPAPGEPALAAKVKALLQGAGVDCREDGNQGFDHGTFVPLGLMYPDADMPIVLLSLKSTYDPAEHIQVGQALAPLRDEGILIVGSGLTYHNMRGFGRAESKPVSYDFEAYLNEAITQADPKRRNQMLIDWQNAPSARLAHPREDHLIPLMVAAGAADGDIGHRLFVDEVASVAMASYEFGG, via the coding sequence ATGACGAGACTACCGACTTTCTTCCTGTCGCATGGCGGCGGTCCCTGGCCCTTCATGGAAGACAGGCGGGTGCAATACGCCAGAACCGCGAGAGAATTCAGCGCCCTTCCGCAGCGCCTGCCGGCAAAGCCCAAGGCCGTTCTTGTGATCACCGGCCATTGGGAGACGGATGAGTTCACGGTATCGACCGCGGCGCATCCGCCGATGGTCTACGACTACTACGGTTTCCCCGAGCATACCTACCACTTGAAATATCCCGCGCCCGGCGAGCCGGCGCTCGCGGCGAAGGTCAAGGCGCTTCTGCAGGGCGCGGGCGTCGATTGCCGGGAAGACGGTAATCAGGGATTTGACCACGGCACCTTCGTGCCGCTCGGGTTGATGTATCCCGACGCCGACATGCCGATCGTGCTGTTGTCGCTGAAATCGACCTACGATCCGGCCGAGCATATCCAGGTTGGGCAGGCCCTCGCACCGCTGCGCGACGAGGGCATTTTGATCGTCGGCAGCGGTCTCACCTATCACAACATGCGCGGCTTCGGACGCGCGGAGTCCAAGCCGGTGTCGTACGATTTTGAGGCCTATCTGAACGAGGCGATCACCCAGGCCGATCCCAAGCGGCGCAATCAAATGCTGATCGACTGGCAGAACGCGCCAAGTGCACGGCTCGCCCATCCGCGCGAGGATCATCTGATCCCGCTGATGGTCGCGGCCGGCGCCGCCGACGGTGACATCGGCCATCGCCTGTTCGTCGACGAGGTCGCCAGCGTTGCGATGGCGTCGTACGAGTTTGGCGGCTAG
- the glgA gene encoding glycogen synthase GlgA, with translation MTSIRVLAVASEIYPIIKTGGLADVTGALPAALMAHGVDMRTLLPGYPSVIRALPGADELLRWDEFFGGPVRVLGGARDGFDLLVLDAPHLFDRPGNPYVTPEGHDWPDNGLRFAALSRMAAEIGLGAIPSFVPDIVHAHDWQAGLAPAYLHYADRPRPGTVMTIHNMAYQGKFPYEMLSPFGLPPGSFNIHGVEYYGSISLLKAGLQFADRITTVSPTYAQEIQSDEGGMGFGGLLRERSGALSGILNGIDISVWNPESDPHIAYRFNADELAFRAANKAALQRQFNLDPSPDSLLLGVISRLSWQKGLDLLLENVPTILGEGMQLALLGSGDADLQDRYQAAARAHPGRIAAVIGYDEILAHLVQAGSDALVVPSRFEPCGLTQLCALRYGAVPIVARVGGLEDTVVDIGEADVSGNAATGFKFGPVTSDNLGAALRKANIAFHDHLTWRRLQRSGMTTDVSWRNRAGQYAALYRDIIVSRQV, from the coding sequence ATGACGTCCATCCGCGTCCTTGCGGTCGCCTCCGAAATCTATCCGATCATCAAGACAGGGGGACTAGCCGACGTTACCGGCGCGCTCCCCGCTGCGCTGATGGCACACGGCGTCGACATGCGGACGCTGCTGCCGGGCTATCCCAGCGTCATCCGCGCCCTCCCCGGCGCGGATGAACTGCTGCGCTGGGACGAGTTTTTCGGCGGTCCGGTGCGCGTGCTCGGCGGCGCGCGCGACGGATTCGACCTGCTCGTGCTCGACGCGCCGCATCTGTTCGACCGTCCCGGCAACCCCTACGTGACGCCTGAGGGCCACGACTGGCCCGACAACGGCCTGCGTTTCGCCGCGCTCTCCCGCATGGCGGCCGAGATCGGGCTCGGCGCCATCCCCTCCTTCGTGCCCGACATCGTGCACGCCCATGACTGGCAGGCGGGCCTCGCACCGGCCTATCTGCACTATGCCGACCGGCCGCGGCCCGGCACGGTGATGACCATCCACAACATGGCCTATCAGGGCAAGTTTCCCTACGAGATGCTCAGTCCGTTCGGGCTGCCGCCGGGCTCCTTCAACATCCACGGCGTCGAGTACTATGGATCGATCAGCCTGCTGAAGGCAGGCCTGCAATTCGCCGACCGCATCACTACGGTGTCGCCGACCTATGCTCAGGAAATCCAGAGCGACGAAGGCGGCATGGGGTTCGGCGGCTTGCTGCGCGAGCGCTCCGGCGCGCTGAGCGGCATTCTCAACGGCATCGACATCTCGGTGTGGAATCCGGAATCCGATCCGCACATTGCCTACCGCTTCAATGCCGACGAGCTGGCATTCCGCGCGGCGAACAAGGCGGCGCTGCAGCGCCAGTTCAACCTCGATCCCTCGCCGGACTCGCTGCTGCTCGGCGTGATCAGCCGGCTGTCCTGGCAGAAGGGCCTCGATCTATTGCTGGAGAACGTCCCGACAATTCTTGGCGAAGGCATGCAGCTTGCGCTGCTCGGCAGCGGCGATGCGGACCTCCAGGATCGCTACCAGGCCGCAGCGCGCGCGCATCCGGGGCGGATCGCCGCCGTGATCGGCTATGACGAGATCCTCGCGCATCTCGTACAGGCCGGCTCTGACGCGCTGGTCGTGCCGTCGCGCTTCGAGCCTTGTGGGCTGACGCAGCTCTGCGCGCTACGCTATGGCGCTGTCCCCATCGTGGCGCGCGTCGGCGGCTTGGAGGACACCGTGGTCGACATCGGCGAGGCAGACGTATCAGGCAATGCCGCGACCGGATTCAAGTTCGGCCCGGTGACGTCGGATAATCTCGGCGCCGCGCTGCGCAAGGCCAACATCGCCTTCCACGATCATCTGACCTGGCGACGCTTGCAGCGGAGCGGCATGACAACTGACGTCTCATGGCGCAACCGGGCCGGCCAATATGCCGCGCTCTATCGCGACATCATCGTGTCACGCCAGGTTTGA
- a CDS encoding carboxylesterase/lipase family protein: MRPLLALVAAFVAFACDNPGVAQVGQFPFALTREGQMLGGVEGDISSFKGLSYAMAPIGPLRWRAPQDAPESSEMRTAYDYGPACLQPQIAQASEHCLTLNVFRPFGVDGPLPIMVFIHGGDFVNGTANDPLFDGAKLAQGGLIAITLNYRLGAFGWLVHPSLAEEASGGTTANYGLMDQIAALQWIHDNAAAFGGDPGNVTLFGSGAGATSIALLMLCERSRDLFQKAILQSLPGRERLRSREAAQIVGKEFVDVAVRDQKEFDLRTADPRLLLKAEKLLLAKSPRSFGPVVDGVLVTSDIAAGFGAGRQSRIPLIIGSNDDETGSDNEPDAKKELGLAGASTDALRQLYPETSGEPAELAARLYTDRIFTEPARLLARLHAASGAPTFRYRFGYVPEAERASREGGHERELQFIFGVEGVPGAGVLSRRDREVGRALRSYWINFAKTGDPNGGDLPHWDTNGDRDQLLLIANERISGGADPWSERLDRLERRSSKE, from the coding sequence ATGCGGCCCTTGCTTGCGCTCGTTGCGGCTTTCGTCGCCTTCGCTTGCGACAACCCGGGAGTTGCCCAGGTCGGGCAATTCCCGTTTGCGCTCACGCGCGAGGGACAGATGCTCGGTGGCGTGGAAGGCGACATCTCCTCCTTCAAGGGCCTTTCCTATGCGATGGCGCCAATCGGACCGCTGCGCTGGCGTGCGCCGCAGGACGCGCCCGAAAGTTCGGAGATGCGCACCGCCTACGACTACGGCCCGGCCTGTCTTCAGCCGCAGATCGCGCAGGCGAGTGAGCATTGCCTCACGCTCAACGTCTTCAGGCCGTTCGGCGTCGACGGTCCGTTGCCGATCATGGTGTTCATTCACGGCGGCGATTTCGTCAACGGCACTGCCAACGATCCCCTGTTCGACGGAGCGAAGCTCGCGCAAGGAGGCCTCATCGCGATCACGCTGAACTATCGCCTCGGCGCGTTCGGCTGGCTCGTGCATCCCTCGCTTGCCGAAGAGGCGTCCGGCGGTACCACGGCGAACTATGGCCTGATGGACCAGATTGCGGCGCTGCAATGGATCCACGACAATGCCGCGGCGTTCGGCGGCGATCCCGGCAACGTCACCTTGTTCGGCTCCGGCGCCGGCGCGACATCGATCGCGCTTCTGATGCTGTGCGAGCGGTCGCGCGACTTGTTTCAGAAGGCGATCCTGCAATCGCTGCCTGGTCGCGAGCGTCTGCGTTCGCGCGAGGCTGCACAAATCGTCGGTAAGGAATTCGTCGATGTAGCTGTACGCGACCAGAAGGAATTCGATCTGCGCACGGCCGATCCCAGGCTGCTCCTGAAGGCCGAAAAGCTCTTGCTCGCAAAGTCTCCGCGCAGCTTCGGTCCTGTCGTGGACGGAGTGCTCGTGACCAGCGATATCGCCGCCGGCTTCGGGGCAGGGCGGCAGAGTCGCATTCCCCTGATCATCGGCTCCAACGACGATGAGACTGGCTCCGACAATGAGCCGGACGCCAAGAAAGAGCTCGGATTGGCCGGCGCCTCGACCGACGCGCTGCGGCAGCTCTATCCCGAAACCTCCGGCGAGCCGGCCGAGCTTGCAGCGCGGCTGTATACCGACAGGATTTTTACCGAGCCCGCACGGCTGCTTGCGCGCCTGCATGCGGCGAGCGGTGCGCCGACGTTCCGCTATCGGTTCGGCTATGTGCCGGAAGCTGAGCGCGCGAGCCGTGAGGGTGGCCACGAGCGCGAGCTTCAGTTCATCTTCGGCGTCGAGGGCGTGCCGGGTGCCGGCGTGTTGTCGCGCAGAGATCGCGAGGTCGGGCGCGCGTTGCGCAGCTACTGGATCAACTTTGCCAAGACCGGCGATCCCAATGGCGGGGACCTGCCGCACTGGGACACCAACGGTGATCGCGACCAGTTGCTGCTGATCGCCAATGAGCGGATATCCGGCGGCGCCGATCCCTGGTCGGAGCGGCTGGACCGGTTGGAGCGCCGAAGTTCGAAAGAGTAG
- a CDS encoding alpha/beta hydrolase fold domain-containing protein — protein sequence MPEAMVAARASDTGGKPQQVDVAVVGAGFAGLYLLHRLRKAGLNAVALEEADDVGGTWYWNRYPGARCDIQTIDYSYTFDPELEKAWTWSEKYATQPEILRYLGFVADRYDLRRDIRFKTKVKEATWDDASERWLITTSNGPAVSSRHYIMATGCLSAPKPPEIEGVGDFRGEIYFTGRWPHEGVNLAGKRVAVIGTGSSGIQSIPLIAEQAAHLTVFQRTPNFALPAHNGPAPADRLGLLQGDRAAYREQARQSMTGVPYPQQTVVSWQLSDAERRERFERAWAAGDLVHILTQLWADQGVDVDGNKIVQDLIREKIRAAVKDPETAAVLMPDDHPFGAKRPCLDTNYYATYNRPNVTLVNLRQEPIKAITASGIATGKRNIDVDVIVFATGFDAMTGAIKAVHPITGRSGKSLSDVWAHGPESYLGLTVAGFPNFFMITGPGSPSVLSNMAVSIEQHADWVVDRLAALRDQGFTTMEATDKAQAGWAQHMADCSMVTLHRLANTWYTGANVPGKAQGVMPYCGGVGPYRSICDEVVSRGMLGFKLTGPNGAAQCNDGEVVRLQPDVRLVLNLLASLNLPPIESMGAQGACAFVNEFNKGRPAGRPIGDIVDGTLPGTDGPLPYRVYKPATPGPHPVVVYFHGGGWVLGDQASDEPFCRDMVRRTGMMFVSVGYRHAPEHRFPTAAEDGYAALRWIAEHAAELGGKPGPVLVAGWSAGGNIAAVTCQLARDRGGPAIAGQLLVCPVTDCSFDRPSYSENATGYFLTRSLMFWFWDMYCAPSQRTDPRASPIRGQLKGLPPAFVVTCEFDPLRDEGIAYGEAMAAAGVPVEQLKAHGHFHSSFAMVDVVITGVPGRIQMAEALRRFAGLPPEMRQGDENGRGQTVPGKIAAAAS from the coding sequence ATGCCAGAGGCAATGGTCGCAGCACGTGCTTCGGACACCGGTGGCAAACCTCAACAAGTCGATGTCGCCGTGGTCGGCGCCGGATTTGCCGGGCTCTATCTGCTGCATCGCCTGCGCAAGGCGGGCCTCAATGCGGTCGCGCTGGAAGAGGCGGACGACGTCGGCGGCACCTGGTACTGGAATCGTTACCCCGGTGCGCGTTGCGACATCCAGACCATCGACTACAGCTACACCTTCGACCCCGAACTCGAGAAGGCGTGGACCTGGTCGGAAAAATACGCGACCCAGCCTGAGATCCTGCGCTATCTCGGCTTCGTCGCCGATCGCTACGACTTGCGGCGCGACATCCGCTTCAAGACCAAGGTCAAGGAAGCGACATGGGACGACGCCTCCGAACGCTGGCTGATCACGACCAGCAACGGCCCGGCCGTCTCCAGCCGCCACTACATCATGGCGACCGGCTGCCTCTCCGCGCCAAAGCCGCCTGAGATCGAAGGCGTCGGGGATTTCAGGGGCGAGATCTACTTCACCGGACGCTGGCCGCATGAGGGCGTCAATCTCGCTGGCAAGCGCGTTGCCGTCATCGGCACGGGTTCGTCAGGCATCCAGTCGATCCCGCTGATCGCCGAGCAGGCCGCGCATCTCACCGTGTTCCAGCGCACGCCGAATTTCGCGCTTCCCGCGCATAACGGTCCGGCGCCTGCCGATCGCCTCGGCCTGTTGCAGGGCGATCGCGCCGCCTATCGCGAGCAGGCGCGCCAGTCCATGACCGGCGTGCCCTATCCGCAGCAGACCGTGGTGAGCTGGCAGCTCAGCGATGCCGAGCGTCGTGAGCGCTTCGAACGTGCTTGGGCAGCCGGCGACCTCGTTCACATTCTGACGCAGCTTTGGGCCGACCAGGGGGTCGATGTCGACGGCAACAAGATCGTCCAGGACCTGATCCGAGAAAAGATCCGCGCCGCGGTCAAGGATCCCGAGACGGCGGCGGTGCTCATGCCGGACGATCATCCGTTCGGCGCCAAACGTCCCTGCCTCGACACCAATTACTATGCGACATACAACCGGCCAAACGTCACGCTGGTGAATTTGCGGCAGGAGCCGATCAAGGCGATCACCGCCTCCGGCATCGCCACCGGCAAGCGCAACATCGACGTCGACGTGATCGTGTTCGCGACCGGCTTCGACGCCATGACCGGCGCCATCAAGGCGGTGCATCCGATCACCGGCCGCAGCGGCAAGTCGCTCTCCGACGTCTGGGCGCACGGGCCGGAGAGCTATCTCGGTCTCACCGTTGCGGGCTTCCCCAACTTCTTCATGATCACGGGACCGGGCAGCCCCTCGGTGCTCTCGAACATGGCGGTGTCCATCGAACAGCATGCCGACTGGGTCGTCGACCGGCTCGCTGCGCTGCGCGACCAGGGCTTCACCACGATGGAAGCCACCGACAAGGCGCAGGCCGGCTGGGCGCAGCATATGGCCGATTGCTCGATGGTGACCCTGCACCGGCTCGCCAACACCTGGTACACGGGCGCCAACGTGCCCGGCAAGGCGCAGGGCGTGATGCCCTATTGCGGCGGCGTCGGCCCCTATCGCAGCATTTGCGACGAGGTCGTCAGTCGCGGCATGCTCGGCTTCAAGCTCACTGGGCCGAACGGTGCGGCACAGTGCAATGACGGCGAGGTCGTTCGCCTGCAACCAGACGTGCGGCTGGTGCTGAACCTGCTCGCCTCGCTCAACCTGCCGCCGATCGAGTCGATGGGCGCGCAAGGTGCATGCGCCTTCGTCAACGAGTTCAACAAGGGCCGTCCTGCCGGACGGCCGATCGGCGACATCGTCGACGGCACGCTGCCGGGCACCGATGGTCCGCTGCCCTATCGGGTTTACAAGCCCGCGACGCCAGGGCCGCATCCCGTCGTGGTCTATTTCCATGGCGGCGGCTGGGTGCTGGGCGACCAGGCATCCGACGAGCCGTTCTGCCGCGACATGGTGCGGCGGACCGGCATGATGTTCGTCAGCGTCGGCTATCGCCACGCACCCGAGCACCGCTTTCCGACGGCGGCCGAGGACGGATACGCCGCGTTGCGCTGGATCGCTGAGCACGCGGCCGAGCTCGGCGGCAAGCCGGGACCGGTACTGGTTGCAGGCTGGAGCGCCGGCGGCAACATCGCTGCTGTCACTTGCCAGCTCGCGCGCGACCGTGGCGGACCTGCGATTGCCGGCCAGCTCCTGGTCTGTCCGGTCACCGACTGCTCGTTCGACCGTCCGTCCTACAGCGAGAACGCAACGGGTTACTTCCTGACGCGGTCGCTGATGTTCTGGTTCTGGGACATGTACTGCGCACCGAGCCAGCGCACCGACCCGCGCGCCTCGCCGATCCGCGGCCAGCTCAAGGGCCTGCCGCCGGCCTTCGTGGTGACTTGCGAGTTCGATCCGCTGCGTGACGAAGGCATCGCCTACGGCGAGGCGATGGCCGCAGCCGGCGTTCCGGTCGAGCAGCTCAAGGCGCACGGCCACTTCCACTCGTCCTTCGCCATGGTCGACGTTGTCATCACCGGAGTGCCCGGGCGCATCCAGATGGCCGAGGCGCTGCGCCGCTTTGCCGGCCTTCCGCCGGAGATGCGACAGGGCGACGAAAATGGCCGAGGCCAGACCGTGCCGGGCAAGATAGCGGCCGCCGCGAGTTAG
- a CDS encoding ABC transporter substrate-binding protein, with amino-acid sequence MSINLDFRGRSITRRLAASLLAAAVTLSSAAAALGADQIVLRVGDQKGGNRSLLDISGLAKDLPYRIEWSEFPAAAPILEALNAGALDVGYTGDLSFLSVYAAGAPIKAIGGTRSDAKTQAILVRADSPIKSAADLRGKRLAGTRGGWGQFLIDATLEKAQIKLEDATFAPLGPVDAKIALVAGSIDAWAVWEPYVSFATLRDKARVIADGEGLTPTVTFIVASDSAIASKRAAVQDLVQRLSKARLWSLDHFSEYAKNTAELTKLPEDVLLSAYTAQRTSPIVIDESVVKEIQAASDRATRYGILPKTLDVNKAVDRSFTAAAAGSN; translated from the coding sequence ATGAGCATCAACTTGGATTTTCGCGGTCGTTCCATCACCCGCCGACTGGCCGCTTCGCTCCTTGCCGCCGCCGTCACGCTGTCTTCGGCTGCGGCCGCGCTCGGCGCCGACCAGATCGTGCTGCGCGTCGGCGACCAGAAGGGCGGCAACCGCTCGCTGCTCGACATCTCCGGTCTGGCCAAGGACCTGCCCTACAGGATCGAATGGTCGGAATTCCCGGCGGCCGCGCCGATCCTGGAGGCGCTGAACGCCGGCGCGCTCGACGTCGGCTACACCGGCGATCTTTCCTTCCTGTCGGTCTATGCGGCGGGCGCGCCGATCAAGGCGATCGGCGGCACGCGATCGGACGCGAAGACGCAGGCCATTCTCGTGCGCGCGGATTCGCCGATCAAGTCGGCGGCGGACCTTAGGGGTAAGCGCCTTGCCGGCACACGCGGCGGCTGGGGCCAGTTTTTGATCGACGCGACGCTGGAAAAGGCACAGATCAAGCTCGAGGACGCGACGTTCGCGCCGCTCGGCCCGGTCGACGCCAAGATCGCGCTCGTCGCCGGCTCGATCGATGCCTGGGCGGTGTGGGAGCCCTACGTCTCATTCGCGACACTGAGGGACAAGGCACGCGTGATCGCCGATGGCGAAGGATTGACGCCGACCGTCACCTTCATCGTGGCATCCGACAGCGCCATCGCCAGCAAGCGCGCCGCCGTGCAGGACCTGGTGCAGCGGCTGAGCAAGGCGCGGCTCTGGTCGCTCGATCACTTCAGCGAATACGCCAAGAACACGGCCGAGCTGACCAAGCTGCCTGAGGACGTGCTGCTATCCGCCTACACCGCACAGCGCACCAGCCCGATCGTCATCGACGAAAGCGTGGTGAAGGAGATCCAGGCGGCTTCCGACCGCGCCACGCGCTACGGCATTTTGCCGAAGACGCTGGACGTCAACAAAGCCGTCGACCGCAGCTTCACTGCGGCCGCCGCCGGTTCGAACTAA
- a CDS encoding septal ring lytic transglycosylase RlpA family protein translates to MSRIERFSRLLLIAIGAASLAACAQSPVSRQRADLGASRQAAVERRHVTRVAIAPVRSVVRRPSSTDSAGQTQAASHGVASFYSYDTATASGEKFDKNELTAAHPTLPFGTRVRVTNVSTGRAVTVRVNDRGPYVRGRIVDVSYSAAEALGMVNQGVANVRLDVVQ, encoded by the coding sequence ATGTCTCGCATCGAACGGTTTTCCCGGCTTCTGCTCATCGCCATCGGCGCAGCATCGCTCGCTGCTTGCGCGCAATCACCGGTCTCCCGGCAAAGGGCCGACCTCGGTGCCAGCAGGCAGGCCGCGGTCGAGCGTCGGCACGTGACACGCGTGGCGATTGCGCCCGTGCGGTCCGTGGTCAGGCGTCCGTCATCGACCGATAGCGCAGGACAGACGCAAGCGGCATCGCATGGCGTTGCCAGCTTCTATTCGTATGACACGGCGACCGCGAGCGGCGAAAAGTTCGACAAGAACGAATTGACCGCCGCGCATCCGACCCTGCCGTTCGGCACGCGGGTGCGCGTCACCAACGTCTCCACCGGCCGCGCCGTGACCGTCCGCGTCAACGATCGCGGGCCCTATGTCCGCGGACGGATCGTCGACGTGTCCTATTCGGCCGCCGAGGCGCTCGGCATGGTCAACCAGGGCGTTGCCAATGTCAGGCTCGACGTCGTGCAGTAG
- the glgC gene encoding glucose-1-phosphate adenylyltransferase: MSRVGNEPLARQALAFVLAGGRGSRLLELTDRRAKPAVYFGGKSRIIDFALSNAVNSGIRRIAVATQYKAHSLIRHLQMGWNFFRPERNESFDILPASQRVSESMWYVGTADAVYQNIDIIESHGAKYIVLLAGDHIYKMDYELMLKQHVESRADVTVGCLEMPRTESSGFGVMHIDDDGVIKSFLEKPADPPPMPGKPDKSLASMGIYVFDSKFLFDELKRDAADPNSAHDFGKDIIPHIVKHGRAIAHQFSSSCVRTGDDKRSYWRDVGTVDAYWAANIDLTDVVPELDLFDRSWPIWSYAEITPPAKFVHDEESRRGQAVSSLVSGGCIISGASLRRSLLFTGVRINSYANVENAVIMPYVNVGRGARLKNVVIDRGVEIPEGLVVGEDPEEDAKRFRTTEQGISLITQPMIDGLDT, from the coding sequence ATGAGTAGAGTCGGAAATGAGCCGCTGGCGCGGCAGGCGCTTGCCTTCGTCCTCGCCGGTGGGCGGGGCAGCAGGCTGCTGGAGCTCACGGACCGCCGCGCCAAGCCTGCCGTCTATTTCGGCGGCAAGTCCCGCATCATCGACTTCGCGCTGTCCAATGCGGTCAATTCCGGCATCCGTCGCATCGCGGTCGCGACCCAGTACAAGGCGCACAGCCTGATCCGACATCTGCAGATGGGCTGGAACTTCTTCCGGCCCGAGCGCAACGAGAGTTTTGACATCCTCCCCGCCAGCCAGCGCGTCTCGGAATCGATGTGGTACGTCGGCACGGCGGACGCGGTCTATCAGAACATCGACATCATCGAGTCCCATGGCGCGAAGTACATCGTGCTGCTCGCCGGCGACCACATCTACAAAATGGACTACGAGCTGATGCTGAAGCAGCATGTCGAGAGCCGCGCCGACGTCACGGTCGGCTGCCTCGAAATGCCGCGCACGGAATCGAGCGGATTCGGCGTCATGCATATCGACGATGACGGCGTCATCAAATCGTTCCTGGAGAAACCGGCCGATCCGCCGCCGATGCCCGGCAAGCCCGACAAGTCGCTCGCCAGCATGGGCATCTACGTCTTCGACTCAAAGTTTCTGTTCGACGAGTTGAAGCGCGACGCCGCCGATCCGAACTCCGCTCACGATTTCGGCAAAGATATCATTCCCCACATCGTCAAGCACGGCCGCGCCATCGCGCATCAGTTCTCGAGCTCCTGCGTGCGAACAGGCGACGACAAGCGCAGCTACTGGCGCGATGTCGGCACCGTCGACGCCTATTGGGCTGCCAATATCGACCTCACCGATGTGGTGCCGGAGCTCGATCTGTTCGACCGGTCCTGGCCGATCTGGTCCTACGCCGAGATCACGCCGCCGGCAAAGTTCGTCCATGACGAGGAGAGCCGGCGCGGACAGGCGGTGAGTTCGCTCGTCTCCGGCGGCTGCATCATCTCGGGCGCGTCGCTGCGTCGCTCGCTGCTATTCACCGGCGTGCGCATCAACTCCTATGCCAATGTCGAGAACGCCGTGATCATGCCGTACGTGAATGTCGGCCGCGGCGCGCGACTGAAGAACGTGGTGATCGACCGTGGCGTCGAGATTCCCGAGGGCCTGGTCGTCGGCGAGGATCCGGAGGAGGACGCCAAGCGGTTCCGCACCACCGAACAGGGCATATCCCTCATCACGCAGCCGATGATCGACGGGCTCGATACATGA
- a CDS encoding SemiSWEET transporter, whose product MEPFVIKMLGFAAAACTTLAYAPQFIKVWKTRSTEDISLGMFLMMVLGLVLWLVYGLLSGDAPLVVANAITIVLAGGIMCMKLKYG is encoded by the coding sequence ATGGAACCGTTCGTCATCAAGATGCTGGGGTTTGCTGCTGCAGCCTGCACCACCCTCGCCTACGCCCCTCAATTCATCAAGGTCTGGAAGACCCGCTCCACCGAGGACATCTCGCTCGGCATGTTCCTCATGATGGTGCTCGGCCTCGTGCTGTGGCTCGTCTACGGCCTACTCTCGGGCGACGCTCCGCTCGTCGTTGCCAACGCAATCACCATCGTGCTCGCGGGCGGCATAATGTGCATGAAGCTGAAATACGGCTAG
- a CDS encoding LON peptidase substrate-binding domain-containing protein yields MRDFRDAKAMAQTLRESLHTKAISISHGESLELVSKMFGVADWNTLSAMLHADRSDLRTSPARVTKETAQSTMTSYPAVPLRDLVPFPAATYPLFVGRPKTMQALDQAFERRREVVLVVQKDSGIDEPSFEDIHPIGVIAQLIELEPLPDGTLKVLTQVNRRVLIHRFVGETGAFQADVTDLGEGPIPDAPELILRAVKRFERYAAARDIRIPGVWPQLEQTRDPGRVADIIATRMRLPIADKQGLLATIDPVARLKQVDAFMDFGRPVTPELEATKRRALGSATERRHQYATLEHLLLALLDDSDASAVMQACNADLGALRTSLAVYVERGLNNVGTQNGEEAKPTAAFQRAEQRAEVHAQEIGRAVVTGANMLVGIFPETRSPAAQLLGEHGITRARATEIIARGGKDG; encoded by the coding sequence ATGCGCGATTTTCGCGATGCCAAAGCTATGGCGCAGACCCTGCGCGAATCCCTTCACACCAAGGCGATCAGCATCAGCCACGGCGAAAGCCTGGAACTGGTGTCGAAGATGTTCGGCGTCGCCGACTGGAATACGTTGTCGGCGATGCTTCACGCCGATCGGAGCGACCTTAGGACATCGCCTGCACGGGTGACGAAAGAAACGGCACAGTCGACGATGACGAGCTATCCTGCCGTTCCGTTGCGCGACCTCGTTCCGTTTCCGGCGGCCACCTACCCCCTGTTCGTCGGACGTCCGAAGACCATGCAGGCGCTCGACCAGGCCTTTGAGCGCCGGCGCGAGGTCGTGCTGGTCGTGCAGAAGGACTCCGGCATCGACGAGCCCAGCTTCGAGGACATTCACCCCATCGGCGTCATCGCTCAGTTGATCGAGCTGGAACCGCTGCCCGACGGCACGCTGAAAGTGCTCACACAAGTCAACCGGCGCGTGCTGATCCACCGCTTCGTCGGCGAGACCGGCGCCTTTCAGGCTGACGTCACCGATCTCGGCGAAGGACCGATCCCCGACGCACCGGAGCTGATCCTGCGCGCAGTCAAGCGCTTCGAACGTTACGCGGCGGCCCGCGACATCCGCATTCCCGGGGTGTGGCCACAGCTCGAACAGACCCGCGACCCCGGACGCGTTGCCGACATCATCGCGACGCGCATGCGGCTGCCGATCGCCGACAAGCAAGGCCTCCTGGCAACGATCGATCCGGTCGCGCGACTCAAGCAGGTCGATGCCTTCATGGACTTCGGACGACCGGTGACGCCGGAGCTCGAGGCAACGAAGCGCCGGGCGCTCGGCTCGGCCACGGAGCGGCGGCATCAATACGCGACGCTCGAACATTTGCTGCTGGCTCTGCTCGACGACAGCGACGCCTCGGCCGTGATGCAGGCCTGCAATGCCGATCTCGGCGCATTGCGGACGAGCCTCGCGGTCTATGTCGAACGCGGACTGAACAACGTCGGCACGCAGAACGGCGAAGAAGCCAAACCCACCGCTGCGTTCCAGCGCGCAGAGCAACGCGCCGAAGTCCATGCGCAGGAAATTGGCCGCGCGGTGGTCACGGGCGCAAACATGCTGGTCGGCATTTTCCCGGAGACGCGCAGTCCGGCGGCGCAGTTACTCGGCGAACACGGGATCACGCGCGCCCGCGCGACCGAAATCATCGCTCGCGGGGGCAAGGACGGCTGA